Proteins encoded within one genomic window of Companilactobacillus sp.:
- a CDS encoding DegV family protein, with protein MPTAVVTDTAAYLTPEQISEYNITVLPITVILGDKQYKETEELDLQTFYDYLKNEKELPTTAQVSMGQIEEAYDRLVSEGYDHIISIHLSSGITSFMDNLRMFCKDYDKATIYPFDSLVASAGEADLALLAGSMVKEGKDPETIVKQMEVMRSTRDVYFAVDDLKHLMRTGRLSNRSAVIGNLLNIKPLLTFDPEGKIIAIDKERTMKRCLKKMIEELDKYQTEHDFKIHATVIDANNESTATNWVNELHEKFPHIRVTRSQLGPAISVHTGEKTMGILWEQDWKELK; from the coding sequence ATGCCAACGGCAGTTGTGACGGATACAGCCGCATACTTAACACCGGAACAGATTTCGGAATACAATATTACGGTGTTGCCAATCACGGTGATTTTAGGGGATAAGCAATACAAAGAAACCGAAGAATTGGATCTACAAACATTTTACGATTATTTAAAAAATGAAAAAGAATTGCCAACCACAGCCCAAGTTTCCATGGGACAAATTGAAGAAGCTTATGATCGTTTAGTATCAGAGGGATATGATCATATCATTTCGATCCATTTGTCCAGCGGGATAACTTCATTTATGGATAATTTACGGATGTTTTGTAAGGATTACGACAAAGCTACGATCTATCCATTCGATTCCTTAGTTGCTAGTGCTGGTGAAGCTGATCTAGCCTTGCTGGCTGGTTCAATGGTCAAAGAGGGCAAGGACCCTGAGACGATCGTTAAGCAAATGGAAGTCATGAGATCAACACGTGACGTTTATTTTGCAGTCGATGACTTGAAGCATCTGATGAGAACTGGGAGATTAAGCAACCGTTCAGCTGTCATTGGTAATTTACTCAATATCAAGCCACTGTTGACTTTTGATCCAGAAGGCAAGATCATCGCTATCGACAAAGAGAGAACCATGAAGCGTTGTTTGAAAAAGATGATCGAAGAACTAGACAAATATCAAACTGAGCATGATTTTAAAATTCATGCAACAGTCATTGATGCCAACAACGAATCGACGGCGACAAATTGGGTCAACGAACTTCATGAGAAATTTCCGCATATCCGAGTAACTCGTAGTCAGTTAGGACCAGCAATCAGTGTCCATACCGGTGAAAAGACCATGGGAATTTTGTGGGAACAAGATTGGAAAGAACTTAAATAA
- a CDS encoding LacI family DNA-binding transcriptional regulator encodes MAATLKDIAEKAGVSTATVSRVLNRDSTLSVTKNTRDMIFLIAKQLNYKHTSKKSGTSFQKRLALVQWYSESKEQDDLYYMMIREGIEERSQSQRFDVVRVFHNQISDIKNYINGIIAVGKFSDEQVTALSELTDKIVFIDDDQFSEGRDCVLTDFSKGVHRVVDYFFDKGIKDIGLIYGEEQTTDHLRIIKDPRYNPFKQVMQEKKSFDKSVCFKGDYTKESGYKQMNHAIKELGANLPHAFFISNDPMAAGALQALQEHNIKVPDRVSIFSFNNSSLASFVTPELSSVSVATRMMGRTAVDLLIDQLEDKDHVTARIELDTKLVCRKSTIN; translated from the coding sequence ATGGCCGCAACATTAAAGGATATCGCAGAAAAAGCTGGTGTTTCTACAGCCACGGTTTCCCGTGTTCTTAATCGCGATTCCACCCTCTCCGTTACCAAAAATACTCGCGATATGATTTTCTTGATCGCGAAACAATTAAATTACAAGCATACTAGTAAAAAAAGCGGAACTAGCTTTCAAAAACGTTTGGCCTTGGTCCAATGGTATTCAGAATCAAAAGAACAAGACGATCTATATTATATGATGATTCGTGAAGGTATCGAAGAACGCAGCCAAAGCCAACGTTTTGACGTTGTTCGAGTTTTCCACAACCAAATCAGCGATATTAAAAATTATATCAACGGTATCATTGCCGTGGGGAAATTTAGCGATGAGCAAGTCACTGCCCTATCTGAGTTGACTGACAAAATCGTTTTTATCGACGACGACCAATTCAGCGAAGGTCGCGACTGCGTTTTGACTGATTTTTCAAAAGGCGTCCACCGCGTAGTCGACTACTTCTTTGACAAAGGGATCAAAGATATCGGCTTGATCTACGGCGAAGAACAAACGACTGATCATCTGCGGATCATCAAGGACCCCCGCTACAACCCATTCAAACAAGTGATGCAAGAGAAAAAATCTTTTGACAAATCAGTCTGCTTTAAAGGCGATTACACGAAGGAATCTGGCTACAAACAAATGAATCACGCTATTAAAGAATTGGGTGCCAATCTGCCGCATGCATTTTTTATCTCAAATGACCCAATGGCAGCTGGTGCTTTGCAAGCCTTGCAGGAACACAATATCAAAGTTCCCGACCGCGTTAGCATCTTTAGTTTCAACAACTCTTCATTAGCTAGTTTCGTGACACCAGAACTCAGTTCTGTCTCAGTTGCGACTCGAATGATGGGACGCACTGCAGTGGACCTATTGATCGACCAATTAGAAGATAAAGACCACGTCACCGCCAGAATCGAACTAGATACGAAACTCGTTTGTCGAAAAAGTACTATTAATTAA
- a CDS encoding multicopper oxidase family protein, with amino-acid sequence MKKHSIVATLTVLIVGISLLVGIQTVTAAGMMGNGNSMMNDNNSNSSMMTEHTVDLKEANAVEQQLNLPPILKPDRQTKTDVYYTVTAKQGQMNFKDGQATKTYGYNGSYLGPVIQINNGQTVHIKEVNDLPTKTTFHWHGAIISGKADGGPHDPLAAGKSRTIKFKVQQPAAMLWFHPHPSGQTGKQVYKGLAGLIYVNDANSKKLSIPKKYGVDDFPVVVQDRTFDKNNQFNYKKDYNADGTLGENLLINGTLNPYINVSTNFVRLRLLNGSNARNYNFKLSNNQVMYKIAGDGSFLDKPVKIKKLQLSPGERAQVIVDTTKLPDNSELKLVTGGMNVLTMKLGARSSNISKIPNKLDNMQKLKQPTKDVNKEKLVLSGMSKMVQINGKQFNPDRIDLHAKVGQQQIWTIQNKKEMMMNMIHPFHLHGVQFRILSINGKKPPLAQQGYLDTITLNPGDSYKISFKFEKKGLYMYHCHNLEHEENGMMGQILVQ; translated from the coding sequence ATGAAAAAGCATTCGATAGTAGCGACTTTAACAGTATTGATAGTTGGGATAAGTTTGTTAGTCGGCATTCAGACAGTTACTGCTGCTGGAATGATGGGTAATGGTAATTCAATGATGAATGACAATAACAGTAATTCCAGTATGATGACTGAGCACACTGTGGATCTTAAAGAAGCAAATGCAGTTGAACAGCAGTTAAATTTACCGCCGATCTTAAAACCGGATAGGCAGACTAAGACCGATGTTTATTACACGGTGACGGCTAAACAAGGCCAGATGAATTTTAAGGATGGCCAAGCGACTAAGACTTATGGCTACAATGGCAGCTATTTAGGTCCAGTCATTCAGATCAACAATGGCCAGACTGTACATATTAAAGAAGTAAATGATCTACCGACTAAAACTACCTTCCATTGGCACGGGGCAATTATTTCTGGTAAAGCTGACGGCGGACCACATGATCCACTAGCGGCAGGCAAGTCGAGAACCATTAAGTTTAAGGTTCAGCAACCGGCAGCCATGCTCTGGTTTCATCCGCATCCCTCAGGTCAAACTGGTAAACAAGTTTATAAAGGCCTAGCTGGCTTGATCTATGTTAACGATGCTAATAGTAAAAAGCTCTCAATCCCTAAGAAATACGGCGTCGATGACTTTCCAGTTGTCGTTCAAGACCGGACCTTTGATAAGAACAACCAGTTCAACTATAAAAAAGATTACAACGCCGACGGCACTTTAGGTGAGAATTTATTGATCAACGGAACTTTAAATCCGTATATCAATGTCTCAACAAATTTTGTGCGTTTACGTTTGTTGAATGGCTCCAATGCTAGAAATTACAATTTCAAGCTATCTAATAATCAAGTGATGTATAAAATAGCTGGAGACGGCAGCTTTTTAGACAAACCGGTAAAAATCAAGAAATTACAGCTGTCTCCTGGAGAGCGTGCACAAGTGATTGTTGATACGACCAAGTTGCCTGATAATTCGGAGTTGAAACTGGTAACTGGCGGTATGAACGTTTTGACGATGAAATTAGGTGCTAGAAGTTCAAATATTTCCAAGATCCCGAATAAATTGGACAATATGCAAAAGCTCAAACAACCAACTAAAGACGTTAATAAGGAAAAGTTGGTTCTCAGCGGCATGAGCAAGATGGTTCAGATCAACGGCAAGCAGTTCAACCCTGACCGCATCGATTTGCATGCCAAAGTTGGTCAGCAACAAATTTGGACGATCCAAAATAAGAAGGAAATGATGATGAACATGATCCATCCTTTCCACTTGCATGGCGTTCAATTTAGAATTTTATCGATCAATGGTAAAAAGCCGCCATTAGCACAACAAGGATATTTAGATACGATCACCTTAAATCCTGGCGACAGCTACAAGATCAGTTTTAAATTTGAGAAAAAGGGTCTGTACATGTATCACTGCCACAATCTCGAGCATGAAGAAAATGGGATGATGGGACAAATATTGGTTCAATAA
- a CDS encoding nucleoside 2-deoxyribosyltransferase, which produces MKIYFANGLFSEADRMFNAYVVDKIRKMSSDIEVYLPQENGDINDKTKFADSIKIAEEDNKELLSSNLVVAVLDGEIIDIGVASEIGLAFGKEIPVVGLYTDLRQHGATNPEKLDAVGVIGENPFQYVNTYTIGLIKLNGTVINNVDALLEEIKKYL; this is translated from the coding sequence ATGAAAATTTATTTTGCTAATGGTCTTTTTTCCGAAGCTGATCGGATGTTTAACGCTTATGTTGTTGATAAGATCAGAAAAATGTCGAGCGATATCGAAGTTTATCTTCCACAAGAAAATGGCGATATCAATGATAAGACAAAATTCGCTGATTCTATCAAAATTGCTGAAGAAGATAACAAAGAATTATTAAGTTCAAATTTAGTTGTAGCAGTTTTAGATGGAGAAATTATCGATATCGGCGTTGCCTCAGAAATCGGACTCGCTTTTGGGAAAGAAATTCCGGTCGTTGGTCTATACACTGACCTCAGACAACATGGTGCAACAAATCCTGAAAAGCTTGATGCTGTCGGAGTTATTGGGGAAAATCCTTTCCAATACGTTAATACTTACACGATTGGTTTGATCAAATTAAACGGAACAGTTATCAATAATGTCGATGCTCTTTTAGAAGAAATCAAAAAATATCTTTAA
- a CDS encoding SLAP domain-containing protein, which yields MNFKHVVTTLVTASSLAFVGITATSTVANTSVQAATTSTVDLPQTTIYVKNASGAPIYTTPSATGKVGASSNTLQNGSAWATTKAIKAGNVTYYQVGDGQWLSNADISFDAPVVSLNKTMYVNANGGSVNLYSSAKNGYFTGQTVNDADAYPVYESTTDGNGQTWYNLGNNQWINGQYMSDEKPAAKISMSATAYDPAVLGSSMGYSGVAANLSRYPKGTQLKITLSDGTVLNRTVNDTGTFAYSNPNQLDIAMPNSQALQFGRQNITVQVVG from the coding sequence ATGAATTTTAAACATGTCGTCACTACTTTAGTTACAGCTTCATCGCTTGCATTTGTTGGTATTACAGCTACTTCAACTGTAGCTAACACATCAGTTCAAGCTGCAACAACATCAACTGTTGACTTGCCACAAACAACTATTTACGTTAAGAACGCAAGTGGTGCTCCAATCTACACAACACCTTCAGCAACTGGTAAAGTTGGTGCCTCATCAAATACTTTACAAAATGGTTCTGCATGGGCAACTACTAAAGCTATCAAAGCTGGTAATGTAACTTATTATCAAGTTGGCGATGGCCAATGGTTAAGCAATGCTGATATTTCTTTTGATGCCCCAGTTGTTAGCTTGAACAAAACTATGTACGTTAATGCTAACGGCGGTTCTGTTAACTTATACAGTTCTGCGAAAAACGGCTACTTCACTGGTCAAACAGTTAATGACGCCGATGCATACCCTGTTTACGAATCAACAACTGATGGCAATGGCCAAACATGGTACAACCTTGGTAACAACCAATGGATCAACGGTCAATACATGTCAGATGAAAAACCAGCTGCTAAGATTTCAATGAGTGCTACTGCTTATGATCCTGCTGTTTTAGGTTCAAGCATGGGTTACTCTGGTGTTGCTGCTAACCTTTCAAGATATCCAAAGGGAACACAACTCAAGATCACTTTAAGTGATGGTACCGTACTTAACAGAACTGTTAATGATACAGGTACATTCGCATACAGCAATCCTAACCAATTAGATATTGCTATGCCTAACTCACAAGCTTTACAATTTGGACGTCAAAACATCACTGTTCAAGTTGTTGGCTAG
- a CDS encoding C40 family peptidase codes for MNKKLISSLLISAGVIGGIALSTNQAKADSNEGTVTTVRQARLYNNKGDLVKNRSLAANTPWYTDGKTDLNKVGSAYRVSTNEYVKVDDVQFSASGSSSSNISSGDTSVKNSGTLEIAYAPTSGIDLYQGYGPNKSATGTKLVNGTQWKFTQKVIDANGDAWYEIGGNQWVSGQYTKVTNEDFSESSAKVWDPNFAALKVTGDTPVYYDSSWGTATSQTLAAGTIVEVDSTVQSGNVIWYEISNGGWLPSTTTSTIATTRPTVSLNGKSKDEMVADVIKVAKQQLGKPYVWNAKGPNSFDCSGLMQYVFGIATGQNIGSWTVPQETAGTKVALSDLQPGDLLFWGPEGASYHVALYLGNNQYLNALRPGTNVKIDSITSSFAPSFGVRIFQ; via the coding sequence ATGAATAAAAAATTAATTTCAAGTTTATTAATTAGTGCCGGCGTGATCGGTGGAATTGCACTCAGCACTAATCAAGCAAAGGCCGACAGTAATGAAGGTACAGTTACAACTGTCAGACAAGCACGTTTATACAACAATAAGGGCGACTTAGTTAAAAACCGTTCTTTAGCAGCTAATACTCCTTGGTATACCGATGGTAAAACTGATCTCAATAAGGTTGGCTCAGCTTACCGTGTATCAACTAACGAATACGTTAAAGTTGATGATGTTCAATTTTCAGCTAGTGGTTCAAGCAGTTCAAACATTTCTTCAGGTGATACTTCAGTGAAGAATTCTGGAACTTTGGAAATTGCTTACGCTCCAACTAGTGGAATCGATTTGTATCAAGGATATGGTCCTAACAAATCAGCTACTGGCACAAAATTAGTTAATGGAACACAATGGAAATTTACGCAAAAAGTGATCGATGCTAACGGTGATGCTTGGTATGAAATCGGCGGAAACCAATGGGTATCTGGACAATACACTAAGGTAACTAATGAAGACTTCAGTGAGTCATCTGCGAAGGTTTGGGATCCAAACTTCGCCGCATTGAAGGTTACAGGAGATACCCCTGTTTATTACGATAGCAGCTGGGGAACAGCAACTAGCCAAACACTTGCAGCAGGAACAATTGTCGAAGTTGATTCAACAGTTCAATCTGGAAATGTCATCTGGTATGAGATCAGTAATGGCGGTTGGTTGCCATCAACTACGACTTCAACAATTGCCACAACTCGTCCAACTGTGAGCCTAAATGGTAAGTCAAAAGATGAAATGGTTGCTGATGTGATCAAAGTTGCTAAGCAACAATTGGGTAAACCATACGTATGGAATGCCAAAGGACCAAACAGTTTTGACTGTTCAGGCTTGATGCAATATGTCTTTGGAATTGCCACTGGTCAAAACATTGGTTCATGGACAGTACCACAAGAAACAGCCGGTACTAAAGTCGCTTTGAGTGATCTTCAGCCAGGAGACTTATTATTCTGGGGACCAGAAGGAGCAAGTTATCACGTTGCCTTGTACTTAGGAAACAACCAATATCTTAATGCTCTAAGACCAGGAACAAACGTCAAAATTGATTCAATTACGTCAAGTTTCGCACCATCATTCGGCGTTCGAATTTTTCAATAA
- a CDS encoding MFS transporter, producing MQNAPIVHWRKNIYIFLTSQFLSGITSMVVQYAIIWYLTKHTGSATVLSLATLLGMLPMALLSPFIGPLVDRWNKKGLLIIPDVVAAIFAIILSVVGTVQSTFPLWLIFISLLVRSIAQTFQMPTIQSIIPTMVPKEELTKINGQLGMVQSANMIIAPALGAFLFAIIPINFLILIDVLGAIIAIVLLGLVTIPEHPVIDEPLHVFRDSALGLKQLRSTKGLWAITMIGAAFTFMFMPAASLYPLMTMGYFHGTVGQAGLIEVIYSVGMLAGGAIIGFFGNWKDRMKPILWATVVMGVTFGASGFLPGNQTGFIYFVALNTLAGIMTPFYTTLLMAMIQQSYPAEQLGKVLGVINSLTSLAGPAGLIFAGPLADKIGVEKLFIIAGLGSLLCGLVMLIMPSVRNYDQELQSKIELD from the coding sequence ATGCAAAACGCCCCTATTGTTCACTGGCGAAAAAATATTTATATCTTTTTGACCAGTCAGTTTTTATCAGGTATCACCAGCATGGTGGTCCAATACGCTATTATTTGGTATTTGACTAAGCACACTGGTTCAGCGACTGTCTTGAGTTTGGCAACCTTGTTAGGAATGCTGCCAATGGCATTGCTGAGTCCGTTTATCGGTCCATTAGTCGACCGTTGGAATAAAAAAGGTTTATTGATCATTCCTGATGTGGTTGCGGCAATTTTTGCCATCATCTTGTCAGTTGTTGGAACGGTTCAATCAACTTTTCCGCTATGGCTAATTTTTATCTCGTTATTAGTTCGGTCGATTGCTCAAACATTTCAAATGCCAACGATCCAATCGATTATCCCAACCATGGTTCCAAAAGAGGAGTTAACTAAGATCAATGGTCAACTTGGAATGGTTCAATCAGCAAATATGATCATCGCGCCAGCCTTAGGTGCCTTCTTATTTGCTATCATTCCGATCAACTTTTTGATTTTGATCGACGTCTTAGGTGCGATAATTGCAATCGTGCTATTAGGATTAGTCACGATTCCCGAACATCCAGTCATCGATGAACCTTTACACGTCTTTCGCGACTCAGCTTTAGGATTAAAGCAGTTACGTTCAACTAAAGGTTTGTGGGCAATCACAATGATCGGTGCCGCATTCACATTTATGTTTATGCCTGCTGCCAGCTTGTATCCACTAATGACTATGGGGTACTTCCACGGTACAGTCGGTCAAGCCGGATTGATCGAAGTGATCTACTCCGTCGGCATGCTGGCCGGTGGTGCGATCATCGGATTCTTCGGAAACTGGAAAGACCGGATGAAGCCTATACTTTGGGCAACTGTCGTCATGGGTGTCACCTTTGGCGCCAGTGGATTTTTGCCTGGAAATCAAACTGGTTTTATTTATTTCGTCGCTCTTAATACTTTGGCAGGGATCATGACGCCATTTTACACGACGTTGTTAATGGCAATGATCCAACAAAGCTATCCCGCTGAACAGCTAGGAAAAGTTTTAGGAGTCATCAACTCGCTAACTAGTTTGGCTGGCCCTGCAGGTTTGATTTTTGCCGGACCACTCGCGGACAAAATTGGTGTTGAAAAATTATTCATCATCGCAGGTCTTGGTTCATTGCTCTGCGGATTAGTCATGTTGATAATGCCGTCAGTCAGAAATTACGACCAAGAATTGCAGTCAAAAATCGAATTAGACTAA
- a CDS encoding hydroxymethylglutaryl-CoA synthase produces MDIGIEKIGFYTPKQYIDIVELAQARNQDPDKFTIGIGQDKQAVPAVYEDAVTMAAEASDQILDSDNKSDIGLVIVGTESSVDESKAAALYLTELLNLPENVRAFEIKEACYGATAGLQMAKNFVAAHPDKKALVVASDIARYGINTPGEVTQGAGSVAMLISSEPKVLKLTDQTVYMSRNVGDFWRPTFSKTAFARGKFSNQIYIEFFETLWARYQKEFGATADNFKAMLYHIPYTKMGAKAMRTLDGKISAEKYAQLQTEYQASIKFGREVGNLYTGSLYLGLISYLLNSDVKTDDNLLLFSYGSGAVGELYSAEVVDGFKDNINVQAIKSVIDDRGKISISDYEKIFTESIEDGQSVDPETVTGKFYLKEIKENERLYSAK; encoded by the coding sequence ATGGATATTGGAATTGAAAAAATCGGCTTTTACACGCCCAAACAATATATCGACATCGTTGAATTAGCTCAGGCTCGGAATCAAGATCCAGATAAGTTTACGATTGGAATTGGCCAAGATAAGCAGGCCGTTCCCGCTGTTTATGAAGATGCCGTTACAATGGCAGCAGAAGCTTCCGACCAAATTTTAGATTCTGACAACAAATCAGATATCGGTTTAGTTATTGTTGGGACTGAAAGTAGCGTTGATGAATCTAAAGCTGCAGCTTTGTATTTAACCGAGCTGTTAAACTTGCCAGAAAACGTTCGAGCTTTCGAGATAAAAGAAGCTTGCTACGGTGCAACGGCCGGCTTGCAAATGGCCAAGAACTTTGTCGCTGCACATCCCGATAAAAAAGCTTTAGTGGTGGCTTCAGACATTGCTAGATATGGAATCAATACACCTGGAGAAGTTACGCAAGGTGCGGGTTCGGTTGCGATGTTGATCAGTTCTGAACCTAAGGTTTTGAAGTTGACCGATCAAACAGTCTATATGAGCAGAAACGTTGGCGATTTCTGGCGTCCAACTTTTTCAAAAACAGCCTTTGCTCGTGGAAAATTCTCAAATCAAATTTATATCGAATTTTTCGAAACGCTTTGGGCTCGCTACCAAAAAGAATTTGGTGCTACTGCAGACAACTTCAAGGCAATGCTTTACCACATTCCTTACACTAAAATGGGTGCTAAAGCTATGCGGACATTAGATGGAAAAATTTCTGCTGAAAAATATGCGCAGCTCCAAACTGAATACCAAGCTAGTATCAAATTCGGTCGTGAAGTCGGCAACCTGTATACAGGTTCGCTATATCTCGGATTGATTTCCTACTTGTTGAATTCGGACGTTAAGACGGACGATAATTTGTTGTTGTTCAGTTATGGATCTGGTGCAGTCGGCGAATTGTACAGTGCTGAAGTCGTTGATGGATTCAAAGATAATATCAACGTTCAGGCAATCAAGTCAGTGATCGATGATCGTGGAAAAATCTCAATCAGCGATTATGAAAAAATCTTCACTGAGTCAATTGAAGACGGACAATCTGTTGATCCAGAAACTGTTACTGGTAAATTCTACTTAAAAGAAATTAAAGAAAACGAAAGATTATATAGTGCAAAATAA
- a CDS encoding hydroxymethylglutaryl-CoA reductase, degradative has translation MKIYEMTNDQRIDYLIKSGNLTAGQANFLRTGKPISQDVADSLSENQIGTFGLPYGFATDFLVNGKEYLVPMSIEEPSVVAAASNGANRVKKSGGFTVKTSPHIIYGQIVLETNSTDKLEILQQNRQEIIDLATAARPSLQKRGGGVVSLTFEIVADWIEILIGVNTVDAMGANIVNSMLEAIAPHISKLTDTDVLCSILSNSGKSQLVDVEAKIDFDNLSTKKMSGKEVAERIVQLSQFSKHSVMRAVTQNKGIMNGIDAVLLATGNDFRAQEAAAHSFFATESGYQPFSDWQIMDDQLVGRLKMPVEIGTVGGAIKAMPMAQLSLAIMKINNSQELQAVIGAVGLANNLSAMRALVTTGIQAGHMSLQSKSLAISAGAVGSEIAAVSKELNRTKNYNLQEATKFLQKLRNE, from the coding sequence ATGAAAATTTATGAGATGACCAACGATCAACGGATCGATTATTTAATTAAATCTGGTAATTTGACGGCAGGACAGGCTAATTTTTTACGGACAGGAAAACCAATCAGTCAAGACGTGGCTGACAGTTTAAGCGAGAATCAGATCGGTACCTTTGGCTTGCCTTACGGGTTTGCAACGGATTTTCTCGTCAATGGCAAAGAATATTTAGTGCCAATGTCAATCGAAGAACCATCAGTAGTTGCCGCCGCTTCAAACGGTGCCAATCGTGTGAAAAAATCGGGTGGATTCACGGTCAAAACTAGTCCACATATAATTTATGGGCAAATCGTTTTGGAAACTAATTCGACTGATAAACTGGAGATATTACAGCAAAATCGCCAGGAGATCATCGATTTAGCGACCGCTGCACGACCAAGTTTGCAAAAACGTGGCGGTGGAGTAGTCTCGTTAACATTTGAAATCGTCGCTGACTGGATCGAAATCTTGATTGGCGTCAATACTGTCGATGCGATGGGTGCCAATATCGTCAACTCGATGTTAGAAGCCATTGCACCGCATATTTCAAAATTGACCGATACTGACGTTTTATGCAGTATATTATCCAATAGTGGCAAGTCGCAATTAGTTGATGTTGAAGCAAAAATTGATTTTGATAATCTATCTACGAAAAAAATGTCCGGAAAAGAAGTGGCTGAACGAATCGTACAATTGTCACAATTTTCGAAACATTCTGTCATGCGTGCTGTTACTCAAAATAAAGGTATCATGAACGGAATCGATGCAGTCTTACTCGCAACTGGCAATGATTTTCGAGCTCAAGAAGCTGCAGCACATAGCTTTTTTGCCACTGAATCTGGTTATCAGCCATTTAGCGATTGGCAAATTATGGACGATCAATTAGTTGGTCGACTTAAAATGCCAGTGGAAATCGGAACAGTCGGCGGTGCCATCAAGGCAATGCCTATGGCACAATTAAGCTTGGCAATCATGAAAATAAACAACAGCCAAGAACTTCAAGCTGTTATTGGTGCCGTCGGTTTGGCCAACAACTTATCCGCCATGCGTGCATTAGTTACTACAGGGATTCAAGCTGGTCACATGAGCTTGCAAAGTAAGTCGCTGGCAATTTCTGCTGGAGCTGTTGGTTCAGAGATTGCTGCAGTTTCCAAAGAATTGAATCGTACGAAAAATTACAACCTTCAAGAGGCTACCAAATTTTTACAGAAATTAAGGAATGAATAA
- a CDS encoding thiolase family protein, with the protein MDSVVIIDAKRTAIGKFRGQFAGKTSVQLGTELVKQLLTNNKIDPEKVDQFVFGNVYQAGMGQNIARQIGLHSGGSVSSTAMTVNQVCGSGMKAVHEATNALLLGDADIIVAGGTESMSNAPFYSKRVGKLEASDEQGDTLFRDGLVDAFGDYPMGVTAENVAKQFNVTRKMQDEFALHSQQKAFANSDKIADEILPIEVDGESITKDQSIRGESTIETMGNLKPAFEENGTVTAGNSSPLNDGAAAMILMRKSTAEELGLSFVAEITGYVEAGIDPSIMGYAPYHAINKYYQKYDVTEADIDFFEINEAFASQSVAVARDLKIPDDKLNIYGGAIAIGHPLGATGARLIVSLINILQKENKQTGIASLCIGGGMAMALGIKLS; encoded by the coding sequence ATGGATTCAGTCGTTATTATTGATGCCAAGAGAACTGCAATTGGCAAATTCCGGGGACAATTTGCTGGCAAAACGTCAGTCCAATTGGGCACGGAACTAGTTAAACAGTTATTGACCAATAACAAAATCGATCCTGAAAAAGTTGATCAATTCGTTTTTGGAAATGTTTACCAAGCGGGGATGGGACAAAACATTGCTCGTCAAATTGGTCTACATTCTGGAGGCTCAGTTTCTTCAACTGCCATGACCGTCAATCAAGTTTGCGGATCAGGGATGAAGGCAGTTCATGAAGCTACCAATGCCTTGCTGCTAGGGGATGCCGACATTATCGTTGCCGGTGGAACTGAAAGTATGTCAAATGCACCTTTTTATTCAAAACGTGTTGGCAAGTTAGAAGCTTCTGACGAACAAGGAGACACGCTATTTAGAGATGGTTTAGTCGATGCCTTTGGAGATTATCCAATGGGCGTCACCGCCGAAAATGTCGCTAAACAATTTAACGTTACTCGTAAAATGCAAGATGAATTTGCCTTGCATTCACAACAAAAGGCATTTGCTAACTCAGACAAAATTGCCGATGAAATATTACCAATTGAGGTCGATGGGGAATCGATCACAAAAGACCAATCAATCCGTGGCGAATCGACGATTGAGACCATGGGTAATTTAAAGCCGGCTTTTGAAGAAAATGGTACAGTTACAGCCGGAAACTCTTCACCACTAAATGACGGTGCAGCAGCCATGATCTTGATGAGAAAGTCCACTGCTGAAGAACTAGGCTTGTCATTTGTCGCAGAGATCACCGGTTATGTTGAAGCAGGAATCGACCCAAGCATCATGGGTTACGCGCCTTATCACGCTATCAACAAGTATTATCAAAAATACGATGTCACTGAGGCTGATATTGACTTTTTTGAAATAAATGAAGCTTTTGCTTCACAATCTGTTGCAGTCGCTCGTGATTTAAAAATTCCTGATGACAAGTTGAACATCTACGGGGGAGCTATTGCGATTGGACATCCACTAGGTGCGACTGGTGCACGTCTGATCGTTTCCTTAATCAATATTCTTCAAAAAGAAAATAAGCAGACAGGTATCGCTTCTCTTTGTATTGGCGGCGGTATGGCGATGGCTTTAGGAATCAAGTTATCATGA